The Littorina saxatilis isolate snail1 linkage group LG15, US_GU_Lsax_2.0, whole genome shotgun sequence genome contains a region encoding:
- the LOC138948056 gene encoding complement C1q-like protein 3 produces the protein MSAKIRAVCLLYCFVISLVSEGGVVKRSDDVDVQDLENLVLNQASTMAQIEAWIAALKNQLDTAVEGLSSLTAKVGTISTAVAFTVRFNADDDWQAGIPLTHRQVLQFDKVVTNVGNGYNPSTGKFTAPVRGVYAFLLNLFAPSNSNVGQLGLLIVKQDVVIVGAWGRQIDDEGEPASTQVSIELAAGEQVWVRQDAGRGVRGGVWTVFTGYLLQAL, from the exons ATGTCTGCAAAAATTCGAGCTGTGTGTCTTCTGTACTGTTTCGTGATTTCTTTGGTCAGTGAAGGAGGGGTGGTCAAGCGATCTGACGATGTTGATGTCCAAGATTTGGAGAACCTCGTACTAAACCAGGCTTCTACTATGGCACAGATAGAGGCCTGGATTGCGGCTTTGAAAAACCAGCTGGATACTGCGGTCGAGGGTCTTTCCTCGCTGACAGCTAAAGTTGGAACCATATCAACTGCAG TGGCGTTTACAGTGAGGTTCAACGCAGATGATGATTGGCAGGCCGGGATACCCCTGACTCACCGTCAAGTTCTTCAGTTCGACAAAGTAGTCACCAACGTCGGCAACGGTTACAACCCCAGCACAGGGAAATTCACCGCCCCAGTCAGAGGGGTGTACGCCTTCTTATTGAACTTGTTCGCGCCTAGTAACAGTAATGTCGGCCAGCTGGGGCTTTTAATCGTCAAGCAAGATGTCGTCATCGTAGGAGCCTGGGGGAGGCAAATCGATGACGAGGGTGAACCGGCATCGACCCAGGTATCTATAGAACTGGCGGCGGGGGAGCAGGTGTGGGTTCGCCAGGACGCTGGAAGGGGCGTGCGAGGAGGTGTGTGGACTGTCTTCACTGGCTACCTTCTGCAAGCGCTCTGA